The following proteins are co-located in the Primulina tabacum isolate GXHZ01 chromosome 11, ASM2559414v2, whole genome shotgun sequence genome:
- the LOC142518213 gene encoding protein EI24 homolog isoform X2: MGNTPKLKQVSSLWLEGFREACCLHRVIIYCLRSKELAIRTGQCFLLNGFIFLGSILVLRSVVIPTIGWLLPDGYPHIYLEEPCWGIFGFYSYLRFGLIQLFYVFWFYPMYIFSFILSTIWYNDIAKYGFFAIEKYQTSGSRSSVQKDARDSLTKTNSDTATDIEGLMIGIAEQIYSILLLSFFFLQVYVTGFVPYIGKALNFLLLSWMYKWNYSGLSLDKRLDFFESNWPFFAGFGSPCVLAVFFLSPLVSYGVMATLYPLFVLTATGSEADKVIASQRKKWKGAGLGRVPIFVSANYLSLKVLSLFPIKHCPQEVHDQ; the protein is encoded by the exons ATGGGCAACACGCCAAAGTTAAAGCAGGTTTCATCACTGTGGCTGGAGGGTTTCAGGGAAGCTTGCTGTCTTCATCGTGTCATCATCTACTGTCTCAG GTCTAAAGAACTTGCCATCCGGACCGGGCAGTGTTTCCTCTTGAATGGTTTTATTTTCTTGGGAAG TATATTGGTTTTAAGATCAGTTGTCATTCCAACTATTGGATGGTTATTGCCTGATGGATACCCGCACATTTACTTGGAAGAACCATGTTGGGGTATTTTTGGATTCTATTCCTACTTACGATTTGGACTGATCCAACTCTTCTAT GTATTTTGGTTCTATCCGATGTACATATTCAGCTTTATTCTTAGCACCATCtg GTACAATGACATTGCGAAGTATGGTTTTTTTGCCATTGAGAAGTACCAAACTTCTGGTTCTAGGTCATCCGTCCAGAAGGACGCACGTGATTCCTTGACCAAAACTAACAGTGATACAGCAACTGACATAGAGGG CTTAATGATTGGGATAGCCGAACAGATCTATTCAATACTGCTGTTGAGTTTCTTCTTCCTACAA GTATATGTTACTGGATTCGTCCCATACATTGGAAAGGCCCTTAATTTTCTGCTCCTTTCTTGGAT GTATAAATGGAATTATTCTGGTTTGAGTTTGGACAAACGGCTGGACTTCTTCGAATCCAACTGGCCATTTTTTGCCGGTTTTG GAAGCCCGTGTGTCCTGGCAGTATTCTTTCTCTCTCCCCTTGTGAGCTATGGGGTTATGGCGACACTCTATCCATTA TTTGTTTTGACTGCCACAGGCTCGGAAGCAGACAAAGTCATTGCTTCTCAAAGAAAGAAATGGAAAGGTGCAGGATTGGGAAGGGTTCCGATATTTGTTTCTGCTAATTACTTGTC GTTGAAAGTGTTGTCTCTCTTCCCCATCAAGCATTGCCCGCAGGAAGTGCACGATCAGTAA
- the LOC142518213 gene encoding protein EI24 homolog isoform X1 has product MGNTPKLKQVSSLWLEGFREACCLHRVIIYCLRSKELAIRTGQCFLLNGFIFLGSILVLRSVVIPTIGWLLPDGYPHIYLEEPCWGIFGFYSYLRFGLIQLFYVFWFYPMYIFSFILSTIWYNDIAKYGFFAIEKYQTSGSRSSVQKDARDSLTKTNSDTATDIEGLMIGIAEQIYSILLLSFFFLQVYVTGFVPYIGKALNFLLLSWMYAYYCFEYKWNYSGLSLDKRLDFFESNWPFFAGFGSPCVLAVFFLSPLVSYGVMATLYPLFVLTATGSEADKVIASQRKKWKGAGLGRVPIFVSANYLSLKVLSLFPIKHCPQEVHDQ; this is encoded by the exons ATGGGCAACACGCCAAAGTTAAAGCAGGTTTCATCACTGTGGCTGGAGGGTTTCAGGGAAGCTTGCTGTCTTCATCGTGTCATCATCTACTGTCTCAG GTCTAAAGAACTTGCCATCCGGACCGGGCAGTGTTTCCTCTTGAATGGTTTTATTTTCTTGGGAAG TATATTGGTTTTAAGATCAGTTGTCATTCCAACTATTGGATGGTTATTGCCTGATGGATACCCGCACATTTACTTGGAAGAACCATGTTGGGGTATTTTTGGATTCTATTCCTACTTACGATTTGGACTGATCCAACTCTTCTAT GTATTTTGGTTCTATCCGATGTACATATTCAGCTTTATTCTTAGCACCATCtg GTACAATGACATTGCGAAGTATGGTTTTTTTGCCATTGAGAAGTACCAAACTTCTGGTTCTAGGTCATCCGTCCAGAAGGACGCACGTGATTCCTTGACCAAAACTAACAGTGATACAGCAACTGACATAGAGGG CTTAATGATTGGGATAGCCGAACAGATCTATTCAATACTGCTGTTGAGTTTCTTCTTCCTACAA GTATATGTTACTGGATTCGTCCCATACATTGGAAAGGCCCTTAATTTTCTGCTCCTTTCTTGGATGTATGCGTATTATTGTTTTGA GTATAAATGGAATTATTCTGGTTTGAGTTTGGACAAACGGCTGGACTTCTTCGAATCCAACTGGCCATTTTTTGCCGGTTTTG GAAGCCCGTGTGTCCTGGCAGTATTCTTTCTCTCTCCCCTTGTGAGCTATGGGGTTATGGCGACACTCTATCCATTA TTTGTTTTGACTGCCACAGGCTCGGAAGCAGACAAAGTCATTGCTTCTCAAAGAAAGAAATGGAAAGGTGCAGGATTGGGAAGGGTTCCGATATTTGTTTCTGCTAATTACTTGTC GTTGAAAGTGTTGTCTCTCTTCCCCATCAAGCATTGCCCGCAGGAAGTGCACGATCAGTAA
- the LOC142518213 gene encoding protein EI24 homolog isoform X3 has protein sequence MGNTPKLKQVSSLWLEGFREACCLHRVIIYCLRSKELAIRTGQCFLLNGFIFLGSILVLRSVVIPTIGWLLPDGYPHIYLEEPCWGIFGFYSYLRFGLIQLFYVFWFYPMYIFSFILSTIWYNDIAKYGFFAIEKYQTSGSRSSVQKDARDSLTKTNSDTATDIEGLMIGIAEQIYSILLLSFFFLQVYVTGFVPYIGKALNFLLLSWMYAYYCFEYKWNYSGLSLDKRLDFFESNWPFFAGFGSPCVLAVFFLSPLVSYGVMATLYPLFVLTATGSEADKVIASQRKKWKGAGLGRVPIFVSANYLS, from the exons ATGGGCAACACGCCAAAGTTAAAGCAGGTTTCATCACTGTGGCTGGAGGGTTTCAGGGAAGCTTGCTGTCTTCATCGTGTCATCATCTACTGTCTCAG GTCTAAAGAACTTGCCATCCGGACCGGGCAGTGTTTCCTCTTGAATGGTTTTATTTTCTTGGGAAG TATATTGGTTTTAAGATCAGTTGTCATTCCAACTATTGGATGGTTATTGCCTGATGGATACCCGCACATTTACTTGGAAGAACCATGTTGGGGTATTTTTGGATTCTATTCCTACTTACGATTTGGACTGATCCAACTCTTCTAT GTATTTTGGTTCTATCCGATGTACATATTCAGCTTTATTCTTAGCACCATCtg GTACAATGACATTGCGAAGTATGGTTTTTTTGCCATTGAGAAGTACCAAACTTCTGGTTCTAGGTCATCCGTCCAGAAGGACGCACGTGATTCCTTGACCAAAACTAACAGTGATACAGCAACTGACATAGAGGG CTTAATGATTGGGATAGCCGAACAGATCTATTCAATACTGCTGTTGAGTTTCTTCTTCCTACAA GTATATGTTACTGGATTCGTCCCATACATTGGAAAGGCCCTTAATTTTCTGCTCCTTTCTTGGATGTATGCGTATTATTGTTTTGA GTATAAATGGAATTATTCTGGTTTGAGTTTGGACAAACGGCTGGACTTCTTCGAATCCAACTGGCCATTTTTTGCCGGTTTTG GAAGCCCGTGTGTCCTGGCAGTATTCTTTCTCTCTCCCCTTGTGAGCTATGGGGTTATGGCGACACTCTATCCATTA TTTGTTTTGACTGCCACAGGCTCGGAAGCAGACAAAGTCATTGCTTCTCAAAGAAAGAAATGGAAAGGTGCAGGATTGGGAAGGGTTCCGATATTTGTTTCTGCTAATTACTTGTCGTAA